One stretch of Miscanthus floridulus cultivar M001 chromosome 18, ASM1932011v1, whole genome shotgun sequence DNA includes these proteins:
- the LOC136521333 gene encoding uncharacterized protein, which produces MAMEPNMARRLWHVVRAVLFMLRKGMPKRKLAMDLHLLVHCGKIAGKALGNLMTAHGHNSHHDNKAAAAADAAAPPPQQFSCGRTLDPSLAVYDPRGTREVEFSCSNTPSYPSLHLNLIPTGKRRRRNNNSRRGTHRGANGAEPGWYNYDAADIARVFEILNNNDQLLSGGGGDDVTSSDQQPSPLALTATPSPALWASFGRTPKHARQLRITDSPFPLRDDEDGGQVDLDAEEFIKKFYEQLRTQQCLATATPDYYGGGYAPPVSGIA; this is translated from the coding sequence ATGGCGATGGAGCCGAACATGGCGCGGCGCCTGTGGCACGTGGTGCGCGCCGTGCTGTTCATGCTCCGCAAGGGCATGCCGAAGCGGAAGCTGGCCATGGACCTGCACCTCCTCGTCCACTGCGGCAAGATCGCCGGCAAGGCCCTCGGCAACCTCATGACCGCGCACGGGCACAACAGCCACCACGACAACAAGGCCGCCGCCGCGGCTGACGCAGCGGCGCCGCCTCCGCAGCAGTTCTCGTGCGGCCGCACCCTCGACCCGTCCCTCGCCGTCTACGACCCGCGCGGCACGCGCGAGGTGGAGTTCAGCTGCAGCAACACCCCCTCGTACCCGTCCCTCCACCTCAACCTCATCCCCACCGGCAAGCGCCGCCGCCGCAACAACAACAGCCGCCGCGGCACGCACCGCGGCGCGAACGGCGCCGAGCCCGGCTGGTACAACTACGACGCGGCCGACATTGCCAGGGTCTTCGAGATCCTCAACAACAACGACCAGCtgctcagcggcggcggcggcgacgatgtCACCAGCTCGGACCAACAACCGTCTCCCCTCGCGCTGACCGCGACGCCGTCGCCGGCGCTGTGGGCGAGCTTTGGCCGCACGCCCAAGCACGCGAGGCAGCTCAGGATCACCGACTCGCCGTTCCCGCTCAGGGACGACGAGGACGGTGGCCAGGTGGACCTGGACGCCGAGGAGTTCATCAAGAAGTTCTACGAGCAGCTGCGCACGCAGCAGTGCCTCGCCACCGCCACGCCGGACTACTATGGCGGCGGGTATGCGCCACCGGTCTCTGGCATCGCCTAG